From the genome of Saccopteryx bilineata isolate mSacBil1 chromosome 6, mSacBil1_pri_phased_curated, whole genome shotgun sequence, one region includes:
- the TEN1 gene encoding CST complex subunit TEN1 → MMLPKPGIYHFPWEVSAGQVPDGGSLRTFGRLCLYDMTQSRVTLTAQHGSDQHQIFVCTKLVEPFQAQTGSLYTVLGELEHQKDGGSMVKARLLTCVEGMNLPLLEQAIREQRTYQRERGGSQ, encoded by the exons ATGATGCTGCCCAAACCTGGGATCTATCACTTCCCCTGGGAGGTCAGTGCCGGCCAAGTTCCTGACGGGGGCTCACTGAGGACATTTGGCAG ATTGTGCCTCTACGACATGACCCAGTCCCGAGTGACCCTGACAGCTCAGCATGGATCTGACCAGCACCAGATTTTCGTCTGTACCAAGTTGGTGGAGCCATTCCAAGCTCAGACGGGCTCCCTATACACTGTCCTTGGGGAACTTGAGCACCAGAAGG ATGGAGGTTCGATGGTGAAGGCCCGCCTGCTGACTTGTGTGGAAGGAATGAACCTTCCCTTGTTAGAACAAGCCATCAGAGAGCAGAGGACATACCAGCGGGAGAGAGGCGGCAGCCAGTAG
- the CDK3 gene encoding cyclin-dependent kinase 3 isoform X4, whose protein sequence is MDLFQKIEKIGEGTYGVVYKAKNKETGQLVALKKIRLDLETEGVPSTAIREISLLKELKHPNIVRLLDVVHNEKKLYLVFEFLSQDLKRFMDSTPPAQPAPLLLSQLPLTLFQSYLFQLLQGVSFCHSHRVIHRDLKPQNLLINELGAIKLADFGLARAFGVPLRTYTHEVVTLWYRAPEILLGSKFYSTAVDTWSIGCIFAEMVTCKALFPGDSEIDQLFRIFRTLGTPSEATWPGVTQLPNYKGSFPKWTRKGLEDVVSNLEPAGKDLLMQLLQYDPSQRISAKGALAHPYFLSTEASPAPHQCVLECFCH, encoded by the exons ATGGACCTGTTCCAGAAGATAGAGAAGATCGGAGAGGGCACCTATGGGGTGGTGTATAAGGCCAAGAACAAGGAGACAGGGCAGCTTGTGGCCCTCAAGAAGATCAGGCTGGATTT GGAAACTGAGGGGGTCCCAAGCACTGCCATCAGGGAAATCTCCCTGCTCAAAGAGCTTAAGCACCCTAACATCGTCAG GTTGCTGGATGTGGTACACAATGAGAAGAAGCTGTACCTGGTGTTTGAGTTCCTCAGCCAGGATCTGAAGAGGTTCATGGACTCCACCCCA CCTGCTCAGCCAGCCCCACTTCTGCTCAGCCAACTCCCTCTCACGCTATTTCAGAGTTACCTCTTCCAGCTGCTGCAGGGGGTGAGTTTCTGCCACTCACATCGGGTCATCCACAGAGACCTGAAGCCCCAGAATCTGCTCATCAATGAGCTGGGTGCCATCAAGCTGGCTGACTTTGGACTGGCTCGAGCCTTTGGGGTGCCCCTACGCACCTACACCCACGAG GTGGTGACGCTCTGGTATCGCGCCCCCGAGATTCTCTTGGGCAGCAAGTTCTATTCAACAGCTGTAGATACCTGGAGCATTGGTTGCATCTTCGCAGAGATg GTGACCTGCAAAGCTCTGTTTCCTGGTGACTCTGAGATTGACCAGCTCTTTCGTATCTTTCGGACCCTGGGCACCCCCAGTGAAGCCACATGGCCAGGAGTTACCCAGTTGCCTAACTATAAGGGTAGCTTCCCCAAGTGGAccaggaaggggctggaggaTGTTGTGTCCAATCTAGAACCAGCGGGCAAGGACCTGCTCATG CAACTCCTGCAATATGACCCCAGCCAGCGGATCTCAGCCAAGGGCGCCCTAGCCCATCCATACTTCTTGTCCACTGAGGCCTCCCCGGCTCCCCATCAGTGTGTGCTGGAGTGTTTCTGCCACTGA
- the CDK3 gene encoding cyclin-dependent kinase 3 isoform X1 yields the protein MDLFQKIEKIGEGTYGVVYKAKNKETGQLVALKKIRLDLETEGVPSTAIREISLLKELKHPNIVRLLDVVHNEKKLYLVFEFLSQDLKRFMDSTPVSTLPLHLVKSYLFQLLQGVSFCHSHRVIHRDLKPQNLLINELGAIKLADFGLARAFGVPLRTYTHEVVTLWYRAPEILLGSKFYSTAVDTWSIGCIFAEMVTCKALFPGDSEIDQLFRIFRTLGTPSEATWPGVTQLPNYKGSFPKWTRKGLEDVVSNLEPAGKDLLMQLLQYDPSQRISAKGALAHPYFLSTEASPAPHQCVLECFCH from the exons ATGGACCTGTTCCAGAAGATAGAGAAGATCGGAGAGGGCACCTATGGGGTGGTGTATAAGGCCAAGAACAAGGAGACAGGGCAGCTTGTGGCCCTCAAGAAGATCAGGCTGGATTT GGAAACTGAGGGGGTCCCAAGCACTGCCATCAGGGAAATCTCCCTGCTCAAAGAGCTTAAGCACCCTAACATCGTCAG GTTGCTGGATGTGGTACACAATGAGAAGAAGCTGTACCTGGTGTTTGAGTTCCTCAGCCAGGATCTGAAGAGGTTCATGGACTCCACCCCAGTCTCCACGCTCCCCTTGCACTTAGTCAAG AGTTACCTCTTCCAGCTGCTGCAGGGGGTGAGTTTCTGCCACTCACATCGGGTCATCCACAGAGACCTGAAGCCCCAGAATCTGCTCATCAATGAGCTGGGTGCCATCAAGCTGGCTGACTTTGGACTGGCTCGAGCCTTTGGGGTGCCCCTACGCACCTACACCCACGAG GTGGTGACGCTCTGGTATCGCGCCCCCGAGATTCTCTTGGGCAGCAAGTTCTATTCAACAGCTGTAGATACCTGGAGCATTGGTTGCATCTTCGCAGAGATg GTGACCTGCAAAGCTCTGTTTCCTGGTGACTCTGAGATTGACCAGCTCTTTCGTATCTTTCGGACCCTGGGCACCCCCAGTGAAGCCACATGGCCAGGAGTTACCCAGTTGCCTAACTATAAGGGTAGCTTCCCCAAGTGGAccaggaaggggctggaggaTGTTGTGTCCAATCTAGAACCAGCGGGCAAGGACCTGCTCATG CAACTCCTGCAATATGACCCCAGCCAGCGGATCTCAGCCAAGGGCGCCCTAGCCCATCCATACTTCTTGTCCACTGAGGCCTCCCCGGCTCCCCATCAGTGTGTGCTGGAGTGTTTCTGCCACTGA
- the CDK3 gene encoding cyclin-dependent kinase 3 isoform X3 — MGWCIRPRTRRQGSLWPSRRSGWIWKLRGSQALPSGKSPCSKSLSTLTSSARLLDVVHNEKKLYLVFEFLSQDLKRFMDSTPVSTLPLHLVKSYLFQLLQGVSFCHSHRVIHRDLKPQNLLINELGAIKLADFGLARAFGVPLRTYTHEVVTLWYRAPEILLGSKFYSTAVDTWSIGCIFAEMVTCKALFPGDSEIDQLFRIFRTLGTPSEATWPGVTQLPNYKGSFPKWTRKGLEDVVSNLEPAGKDLLMQLLQYDPSQRISAKGALAHPYFLSTEASPAPHQCVLECFCH, encoded by the exons ATGGGGTGGTGTATAAGGCCAAGAACAAGGAGACAGGGCAGCTTGTGGCCCTCAAGAAGATCAGGCTGGATTT GGAAACTGAGGGGGTCCCAAGCACTGCCATCAGGGAAATCTCCCTGCTCAAAGAGCTTAAGCACCCTAACATCGTCAG CCAGGTTGCTGGATGTGGTACACAATGAGAAGAAGCTGTACCTGGTGTTTGAGTTCCTCAGCCAGGATCTGAAGAGGTTCATGGACTCCACCCCAGTCTCCACGCTCCCCTTGCACTTAGTCAAG AGTTACCTCTTCCAGCTGCTGCAGGGGGTGAGTTTCTGCCACTCACATCGGGTCATCCACAGAGACCTGAAGCCCCAGAATCTGCTCATCAATGAGCTGGGTGCCATCAAGCTGGCTGACTTTGGACTGGCTCGAGCCTTTGGGGTGCCCCTACGCACCTACACCCACGAG GTGGTGACGCTCTGGTATCGCGCCCCCGAGATTCTCTTGGGCAGCAAGTTCTATTCAACAGCTGTAGATACCTGGAGCATTGGTTGCATCTTCGCAGAGATg GTGACCTGCAAAGCTCTGTTTCCTGGTGACTCTGAGATTGACCAGCTCTTTCGTATCTTTCGGACCCTGGGCACCCCCAGTGAAGCCACATGGCCAGGAGTTACCCAGTTGCCTAACTATAAGGGTAGCTTCCCCAAGTGGAccaggaaggggctggaggaTGTTGTGTCCAATCTAGAACCAGCGGGCAAGGACCTGCTCATG CAACTCCTGCAATATGACCCCAGCCAGCGGATCTCAGCCAAGGGCGCCCTAGCCCATCCATACTTCTTGTCCACTGAGGCCTCCCCGGCTCCCCATCAGTGTGTGCTGGAGTGTTTCTGCCACTGA
- the CDK3 gene encoding cyclin-dependent kinase 3 isoform X2: protein MGHSYGIGNVGNFPPGQKHPSWFPDSTAVPFFPAGKLRGSQALPSGKSPCSKSLSTLTSSARLLDVVHNEKKLYLVFEFLSQDLKRFMDSTPVSTLPLHLVKSYLFQLLQGVSFCHSHRVIHRDLKPQNLLINELGAIKLADFGLARAFGVPLRTYTHEVVTLWYRAPEILLGSKFYSTAVDTWSIGCIFAEMVTCKALFPGDSEIDQLFRIFRTLGTPSEATWPGVTQLPNYKGSFPKWTRKGLEDVVSNLEPAGKDLLMQLLQYDPSQRISAKGALAHPYFLSTEASPAPHQCVLECFCH, encoded by the exons ATGGGCCATTCTTATGGAATAGGGAACGTGGGCAACTTCCCCCCAGGGCAGAAGCACCCTTCTTGGTTCCCTGACTCAACTGCTGTACCCTTCTTCCCTGCAGGGAAACTGAGGGGGTCCCAAGCACTGCCATCAGGGAAATCTCCCTGCTCAAAGAGCTTAAGCACCCTAACATCGTCAG CCAGGTTGCTGGATGTGGTACACAATGAGAAGAAGCTGTACCTGGTGTTTGAGTTCCTCAGCCAGGATCTGAAGAGGTTCATGGACTCCACCCCAGTCTCCACGCTCCCCTTGCACTTAGTCAAG AGTTACCTCTTCCAGCTGCTGCAGGGGGTGAGTTTCTGCCACTCACATCGGGTCATCCACAGAGACCTGAAGCCCCAGAATCTGCTCATCAATGAGCTGGGTGCCATCAAGCTGGCTGACTTTGGACTGGCTCGAGCCTTTGGGGTGCCCCTACGCACCTACACCCACGAG GTGGTGACGCTCTGGTATCGCGCCCCCGAGATTCTCTTGGGCAGCAAGTTCTATTCAACAGCTGTAGATACCTGGAGCATTGGTTGCATCTTCGCAGAGATg GTGACCTGCAAAGCTCTGTTTCCTGGTGACTCTGAGATTGACCAGCTCTTTCGTATCTTTCGGACCCTGGGCACCCCCAGTGAAGCCACATGGCCAGGAGTTACCCAGTTGCCTAACTATAAGGGTAGCTTCCCCAAGTGGAccaggaaggggctggaggaTGTTGTGTCCAATCTAGAACCAGCGGGCAAGGACCTGCTCATG CAACTCCTGCAATATGACCCCAGCCAGCGGATCTCAGCCAAGGGCGCCCTAGCCCATCCATACTTCTTGTCCACTGAGGCCTCCCCGGCTCCCCATCAGTGTGTGCTGGAGTGTTTCTGCCACTGA